The Dehalococcoidia bacterium DNA window GTTCAACCGCCGCCGGCTCCATGGAGAGTTAGGCATGGCGCCGCCAGCGGAGTTCGAGGCCCTGTACTACGATGAGCAGCAGCCGCTTCCACTGGCTGCTTCCCAATAACCCGAGTCTCTATGAAACCCGGGGCGGTTCAGCTCAAACCGCTTGATGATCTCTGTCTCAAATCGATCGAAGAACTCGATCTTATCACCATTGTAGTTCCAATACTTGTTATATTGCTTTCGCCACTCTGCACAAGCGAATACGTGCTCCAGAGGAAAGTACCCTCGGCTAAATTCATAGTTCGCCACCGAGTAGTCTTCGAGGACCTCGCCGCGGAAGTTGCGAATGATTCGATCCTCCGGCAGCCCGATGACTGCCTCTTCGCGGTCCCCGTCCGGGTCCAGAGCCTGCTCCATGTCGATGTAATACCATCTGCGAATCGCCTTGCCGCGGGCGTCCCGCGTGGGCACAGGCTGGCTGGACAGAAGCGCCATGAAGAGTGACGTCAGCCTCTGCTGTCCGTCAAGGATGAAACGCTCGGGCTGCACCGGGCCGCCCAAGACGACGCCTTCAACCACGCGAGGCTTGAAGCGGACGTCGTCGTTGCCGGCCTGCAACATCATGACGGCGCCGATAGGGTAGGAGAGGGAGATGCTGGCAAGTAGACTACGGACATGCTCATCATCCCAGACCCAGCCGCGCTGAAAGTCGGGGAGTTGAAACTTTCCGCTGCCGACATTCTGCAGGATCGACAGCACGGGTTCCTTTGGGCTGTCAAACGTAGTCAATGCACCATTCATAGGGACCGTCCTCGATATCGCACGAGCGCCTCTATCCGACTTTAGGAGTATCGCCCCAGGACGTTCACCTGTGAAGATTATGATGCCGCGAGCCATCCACTATCGTCGCGGCGCCACAGTGGGCGCGAACTGTGCTTCCATCTCCTGGCGGAGGCGCACGGTTTCGCCGGCGGCATCGATGGCGACGTCCTGCCAGCGCACGATCTGGCCGGCGGGAACGGCGGACTTCAGCCGCACGCCGTGGGCGAGGCCGATCGGCAGGCCGCCCTTCGCCAGGGCGCGGGCGGCTGGCCAGAGCACGCCGTAGACCGTGAAGCCGCCTTCGCCGTCCAGCGTTTCGCCGGCGGCGAGATCGCGCTTGGCCACGGCGATCACGTCGCCGCGGAAGCCGGTTGCGGCGCCGGTTGCCTCGCCGCGCAGGCCGGCGCCGAGCACGCTGATCGCCAGCTCCAGCCCGATCAGGTGGTACGGCCGGTAGAGCGCCGTGTAGCTGCCGCTCGGGTCGGTGACCAGCCCGTACTCGGCGAAGCAGCGCTTCACGTATTCCGACGGCGCCGCCAGCGTGACGTAGACGCCCCAGCGCAGGTCGCGGAAGACGGGCCGACCATCGCGCTCCAGGCTGGAGATCACCTCGACGGTGCCGCGGCGCGAGAGCTGGCCGCCGGCCTCGCAGGGCCGCAGCACGCGGGGCAGGTCGTCCACGCCGCAGGGCGGGAAGCGCAGGCCGTCGTCCTGTGGCGAGAGGCCGCTGGCGTTGGCGACGGCGGCCATCTCGATCGCGGACTTGGTGCCGTCCAAAAACGAGTTGAACATGCGGGCGTTGTAGTTGCCGCTCGCCACCATCTCGGGCGTGAAACCGTAGTAGTCCCAGACTGTGTCCGGTGTTGAGCCGTGGTAGACGGGCAGGTACTTGGTGCCCTTGCCGGCGCAGACCACCTCGAAGCCGGCGCAGCGCGCCCAGTCCACCAGCTCGCAGATCAGCGCCGGCTGGTCGCCGTAGGCGAGGCTGTAGGTGACGCCGGCGGCGCGGGCGCGCGCGGCCAAAAGCGGTCCGGCGAGCACGTCCGCCTCGACGTTGACCATGACGACATGGCGGCCGTGGGCGAAGGCGTCGAGCGCGTGGCGGATGCCGGCCGCGGGGATGCCCGTCGCCTCCACCACCACCTCCAGGCCATCCGCCGCGATCAGCTCGGCGCCGCTCTCGACGATGCGCGTGCCGCCCGTGCGCCGCGCCTCCTCCCAACTCCGCGCGGCGAACTGTTCCGGGGCGAACCCGGCGGTGAGCAGCGCGGCGCGGGCGCGCGCGGGCGCGATGTCGGCCACGCCGAGCAGGTGCAGGCCCGGTACACGCTGCACCTGGCTCAAGAACATCGTGCCGAACTTGCCGGCGCCGATCAGGCCGACACGCAGCGGGTTGCCCGCCTCCGCTCGCCGCGCCAGGAGCTGCAAAAGCTGACCGTACATCGCCTCGCCTCGCGCCGCTGTCTCGGTCGAGCGGCCGGTTCCGGCGGCAGCGTAGCGCGGCCAGCGGCGCGTCGCAACGCGGCCGCCGCTGGCGTGCGCCGGCGTGGTAGAGTGCGCATACTTTGCACCGAGGTGCGAGTGATGGAGAAGACGGAGCGTACTCCGCGCGGCGACCCGTTTCAGACGGCCGATCCGCTGATGGAGTGGGCGGATCGCGCCATTCACGTGCTGGTCGGCGTGTTGTTCCTCGTCGCGGCCGTCTGGATCGGCGTCTACTCGGTCAAGACGTTTGTGCACGAGCTTTCCTCGGGCAGCGACGACTTCCTGGTGGAAGCGATCGACCTGATTAACGGCCTGCTGCTGGTGCTCATCATTCTCGAAGTGCTGGGCACCGTGCGCAGCTATCTGCAGGAGGGCCACACCTCGCTCAAGCCCTTCCTCGTGATCGGCATTATCTCTGCCACGCGGCGCGTGCTCGCCGTTGGCGCCGAGAGCGGCGTGGCGAAAAACTTCAATGCCGAGACGACCTTCCGCCACTTGATGATCGACCTGGGCGTCAATGCCGGCGTCGTGCTGGCGCTGGCCCTGGCGCTCTGGTTCTTCGCGCGCGCCGAGCGCGATGACGCGGCCGGGCTGGATTCGGCGACCGAGCTGCGGCAGCGCCGCGCGCTGAAGTAGCACCAGCTCGCCGCGCCGTAGTCCCGTGCGGTCAGGCAACATCATCCCTCCGGCACTGCCGAAAGTGCGTGCTGCGATGGAGACTGAACGCAGCCCCCGCACGTCTTGTCCCACTGCCGCCGCTCTCGCCCGGCCGATTGTCTCCGTTCTGATCGGCGCTGTGCGTACGGCCCGCCTCCGTGCGCAGCGAAAGGCGAGGAGGCGCCATGGCTACCACCGCTGCAGACATCCTGCTCGAACGGATCGCCGGCTGGGGCGTGGATACGATCTTCGGCCTGCCGGGCGACGGCATCGACGGCATCATGGAGGCGCTGCGCAAGGCGCAGGACCGCATCAGGTTCATTCACGTGCGCCACGAGGAGGCCGCGGCCTTCATGGCCTGCGCCTACGCCAAGTGGACCGGCCGCCTCGGCGTCTGCCTGGCAACCTCCGGCCCGGGCGCCATTCACCTGCTGAACGGCCTCTATGACGCCAAGCTGGATCAGGCGCCGGTGCTGGCGCTCACCGGCATGACCTACCACGACCTGATCGGCACGCACTACCAGCAGGACGTGAACACCGACTACCTCTTCCAGGACGTGGCCGAGTTCAACCAGCGCGTGATGGGTCCGGCGCACATCGAGAACCTGGTGGATCTGGCCGTGCGCACGGCGTTGACACATCGCACCGTCTCGCACATCACCTTCCCCACGGATCTGCAAGAGGTCGAAGTGGACGACCAGATGCGCTCGCAGCAGAACGTCAGGGGCCATACGACCGAGATGTTCCGCCCGCCGCTGCGGCTGCCGCTGCGCGCGGAGATCGAGCGGGCGGCGGCGCTATTCCGCGGCAAGCGGCACATCTGCATCGTCGCCGGCACGGGCGCCCGCGGCGCGTGGGCCGAGCTGGAGCAGGCCGCCGAGCGGCTGCAGGCGCCGATTATCAAGCCGCTGCTCGGCAAAGACGTGGTGCCGGACGACAGTCCCTACACCACCGGCGGCATCGGCCTGCTGGGCACACGCCCCTCACAGGAGGCGCTGGAGCAGTGCGACGCGCTGCTGATGGTCGGCAGCTCCTTCCCCTACATGGCGTACCTGCCCAAGCCCGGCCAGGCCGTCGTCGCGCAGATCGACGACGATCCGGCGCGGCTCGGCCTGCGCGTGCCCGTGGATGTGGGCCTCGCGGGCGATGCGCCGGCGACGCTGCGCGAGCTGCTGCCGCTGCTGCCGTAGAACCCGGACAATAGCTTCCTGCGCGATGTGCAAGCGAAGATGCGCGAGTGGTGGAAGCTGATGGAGGAGCGCAGCAGCCGCGACGCCCTGCCGATGAAGCCGCAGGTGCTGGGCTGGCACTTGGGCCAACTGCTGCGCGACGACGCGATCTTCGCCTCGGACTCGGGCACGATTGCGACCTGGACGGCGCGGCAGGTGCAGATCCACGGCGACCAGCGCTTCTCGCTCTCCGGCAATCTCGCCACGATGGCGAACGGCTTCCCCTACGCGATCGCGGCGCAGGTCGCCTTCCCCAGCCGGCAGTGCGTGGCGCTGGTGGGCGATGGCGGCTTCTCGATGCTGATGGCCGAGTTCTCGACCGCGGTGAAGTACAAGCTGCCGGTCAAGGTCGTGGTGCTCAAGAACAACGTGCTCGGGCAGATCAAGTGGGAGCAGATGGTCTTCCTGGGCAACCCGGAGTTCGGCACCGACCTGCTGCCGATCGACTTCGTCAAGTTCGCCGAAGCCTGCGGCGGCCGCGGCGTGCACATCGAAGACCCGAAACGCTGCCGCGAGCAGCTGGCCGAGGCGTTCGCGATGGACGGCCCCGTGCTGATCGAGGCCGTGACCGACCCCAACGAGCCGCCGATGCCGCCCAAGATCCAGCCCTCGCAGGCGCTGAAGTTTGGCGAGGCGCTGGCGCACGGCACGCCGAATCGCCGGCGCCTCGGCATCACGCTCTTCCGCGACGTAGTAGACGAGTCGACCCTGGCCGTCAGCCCCGCGGGCGTGGTAGCCCGCGTCAAAGATAAGGTCGAGGATCTGTTCGGCCACGGCGATGACGACGGGCACAATGGCCGCAATCGCCGCGGCAACGGGCAGAGCCAGGGCTCGGCCGGACCGGGCCGCCGCGGACCGTGAGAGATGGTGTGAGCAGCGGCAAAGCGGACACGGTGCAGCGGCTGGACGTAAGCGTCTACCGCATCCCGACGGACCGCCCCGAGGCCGACGACACCTTCGCCGGGGACTCGACCACGCTGGTGCTGGTGGAAGCCGCGGCCGCATCCGGGGAGCGCGGCATGGGCTTCAGCTACGCCGCGGCGGCCGCGGCGACGGTGATTCAGGAGACGCTCGCCCAGGCGATTTGCGGCTGCGAGGCCGAGGGCGTGGGCGTGAGCTGGGAGCGCATGGTGCGGTCGGTGCGCAACGCCGGCCGCCCCGGCATCGCTGCAACCGCGATCTCGGCGGTGGATATCGCGCTCTGGGATCTGAAGGCACGCTGCGCGGGCGTGGCGCTGTTCACAGTGCTCGGCCCGGTGCGCGAGGCCGTGCCGAACTACGGCAGCGGCGGCTTCACCAGCTATACCGTCGCGGAGCTGGCGGAACAGCTCGGCGGCTGGGTCGGGCTCGGCATTCCCTGCGTGAAAATGAAGATCGGCACGGACTGGGGCACGAAGCCCGAGGTCGATGTCGAGCGCGTGCGCGTCGCCCGCCGGGCGATCGGCCACGAGGCCGAGCTGTTCGTGGACGCGAACGGCGCCTACACGGTGAAGCAGGCGATCGGCCTGGCGCTGCAGTTTGCCGACGAGGGCGTGACCTACTTCGAAGAGCCGGTCTCTTCGGATCAGCTCGACCAGCTCGCCTTCATCCGCGGCCAGATTCCCCAGGACGTCGTCGCCGGCGAGTACGGCTACGACCCCTGGTACTTCCGCGACATGCTGCGTGCCGGCGCTGTGGACATCATGCAGGCGGACGCCACCCGCTGCCTCGGCATCAGCGGCTGGCTGGAGGCGGCGCGGCTGGCGCACAGCTTCGCGGTGCCCTTCTCCGCCCACTGCGGCCCGACGATCCACGCGCAGGCCGGCTGCGCCGCGCCGCAGCTCGCGCACGTCGAGTACTTTCACGACCACGCCCGCATCGAGCAGCTGATCTTCGAGGGCGCGCCCGAGCCCGATGGCGGCGTGCTGCGGCCCGGCCCGCGCCGGCCCGGCCTGGGTCTCGAACTGAAGCGTGGTGACGCGGAACGCTGGAAGGTCTGCTGATGCGCGACAGGCTGCCCCAACCGGAACACCTGCGCGAAGCCGGCCTGCTAGGCGCCGGCCTGTTGCTCGCGGGGGCGATCGCGGTGCTCGCCTTTGGCAGCATCGTCGAGGAGGCTGGACGCCGCAAACGCCACGCCCGCCACGCGCCGGCCGCCGGCACCGTCCCGCCCGAGCGCCACCAGAACATCGCCGGCGCTCCGCCGCGCTAGGCAGTGCCCCGTCGCCCTTCCCGATTCGGGAAGGGACAGAGGGCGGCAGCCGTCAGGGATCGGCGCCCCGCCGGCGGCGCAGCGCCCCGATTCGTCACGAGGACGGTGAACACGAGCATGGCGGTCTTTGGCCTTGGCGGGCACAACCGCGACGGCACGCCGCCGCACCTGCTGGAGGAGCTGCGCGACGACGCCGAGCTTGCCCGGCGTGAGATCGCGCACGGCCGCTTCCAGCGCAGCATGGCGCTGGTCACCGCGTTCTCCGCCGCGGTGAGCGGCTTCGAGGCGTACACACAGCACCAGCGCGGCGCCTTCAACGACCGCTGGATGTGGACGCCCGTCTGGCTGGCGCCGCCCACCGTGGCGGCCGCCGGCGCGGCGCTCACGAGCGCGCGCGCGGCGCGGCGCGTGCTGCCCGCCGTCTCACTCGTCTCGCTCGTGGACGGCCTGCTCGGCTTCGTCTACCACCTGCGCGGCATCAAGCGGCTGCCGGGCGGTTTTCGCGCGGGCCAGTACAACATCGCCATGGGACCGCCCGTGTTCGCGCCGCTTCTGCTCTGCTCGGTCGGCACGATGGGCGTGTTCGCCGGCCTGCTGCGCCGTGAGCGGCCGGCGGAGCGCACGCCGCTCGCCCGTGCCCGTGGCGCGCTCGCTGCGCGACTGCCCGGCTCGCATGAGGAGCCACCGGTCGATCTGCCCTTCGCGCGGCGGGTGGCGCAGGGCCGCTTCCAGCAGGCGATGGCGATCACGGTGGCCGGCTTCGCCGTGATCGCCGGCGGCGAAGCCTACTTCGAGCACCTGCGCGGCAGCTTCAACCAGCGCGTGATGTGGACGCCGATCCTGGTCACACCGCCGATGGCGGCGGCCGCGGTTGGTGCGGCGGCGAGCGGGCGCGTGGCGCGGTGGGTGCTGCCCTTCGCCGCGGCCGCGGCGTTCCTCGACGGTCTGCTCGGCTTCTGCCTGCACCTGCGCGGGATCAAGCGCATGCCCGGCCAGTTCGGCAACCTGCGCTTCAACATGACGATGGGGCCGCCGCTGTTTGCGCCGCTGCTCTTCACATCGGTGGGGCTGATGGGCTTCATCGCCGCGCTGCTGCGCCGCCGGGAGGGTCGCTCGTGAACCGCGGCCGTTACCCGAAGGCCGACATCCTCGCACAGCGTGGCCACTGGGACGACGCCACGCGCGAGGTCGTGCTGGACCGCGTGCACAACGTGCCGCGCTTCTCCTTCTTCCCGCCGCATGAGCAGGCGACCCTGATCGCGCTCTGCGAGCGTGTGATCCCACAGGCGCAGCGCCCTTCGCATCGCCGCGTGCCGCTCGCGCCCTGGATCGACCAGAAATGCGCCTCGGGCAAGCTGGAGGGATTTCGCTTCGACAACATGCCGCCGCTCAGCGACGCCTGGCGACAGGGCCTCGCAGGGCTGGACCATACGGCCCAGGCGTTGTACGGCGCGGACTTCTGCGACCTCGACGACGCCTGGCAGGATGTGGTCCTGGCCAGCATCCGCGACGGCTCCCCGCCCGGTGCGGTCTGGCAAGCGCTGCCGGCGACGCGCTGGTGGAACTACATCGCCCTGCGCCAGATCGCCGGCGTCTACTACGCCTACCCCTACGCCTGGGACGAGATCGGCTTCGGCGGGCCGGCCTATCCGCGCGGCTACTTCGCGCTCAACCACGGCGCGCCGGAGCCGTGGGAGCCGCGCGAGGCGGGGGGCGAGCGGTGAAGCTGCACGTCCATCTCTCCTCCGACTGGATCCTCAACACGGAGATGCGCGAATACCGCCCGCGCGAGACGGTCGACTTCTGCATCGTCGGCACCGGCGCGGGCGGCGGCGTGCTGGCGCAGCGGCTGGCACGCGCCGGCTTCTCCGTGGTTGCGCTGGAGGCGGGCCAGTGGCACGACTCCGAGCGTGACATGGTCTCGGACGAGGCGGGCTCGGCGCGGCTCTACTGGAACGACCGGCGCATCACCGGCGGCGCCGACCCGCTGGAGCTGGGCGCGAACAACTCCGGCAAGGGCGTGGGCGGCAGCACCGTGCATTACGCCGCCTTCTGCCCGCGCCTGCACCCCTCTGACTTCCGCGTGCGCACGCTGGACGGCGTGGCGGCCGACTGGCCGATCTCCTATGCGGAGATCGAGCCGTACTACGCGCAGATGGAGCGCGAGTACCCCGTCTCCGGCTCGGCGCGCTACCCCTGGGGCAAACCGCACGGCTACCCCTACGCGCCGCTTCAGGCCGGTACGGCGGGGCAGGTGCTGATCGAGGGCTGCACGCGGCTCGGCATTCCCGTGGTGGCAGGCGGGTCGGTGGCGATTCCGGCGGGGCGCTTCGGCAAGCGGCCGCATTGCATCATGCGCGGCTTCTGCCTGCTCGGCTGCAAGGTCGGCGCCAAGAGCAGCATCCATATCACGCACATCCCCGACGCAATCGCCGGCGGCGCCGAGATTCGCACCGGCTGCATGGCCTACGAGATTCCCACGGATGCGACGGGCACGGCGACGGGCGTGCGCTACTTCCGTACGCTCGCAAACGGCCGCGTGCTGGCAGAAGAGCAACGGGCGCGGGCCGTGATCGTGGCGGGCTACGCCATCGAGACGCCGAGGCTGCTCTTGAACTCGAAGTCCGGCCGCTTTCCGGACGGCCTCGCCAACTCCAGCGGCATCGTCGGCCAGAACCTGATGGCCCAGGCGGGACCGGTGGTCTGGGGCCGCTTCGCCGAGCCGATCCGCCAGTACAAGGCGCCGCCGGCCTGTGCCTGCGGCGAGGAGTTCTACGAAACCGATCCGCACAACGATTTCGTGCGCGGCTACGCCCTGCAAACCGTGGCGCCGCTGCCGATCGCCATGGCGCACCTGCTGGTGGACGAAACCGGCTGCTTCGGCGATGAGCTGCTGCGGAAGATGCAGGACTACAACCACTACGCCGCGATCGGCGTGCTGGGCGAGATCCTGCCCGACCCGCGCCACCGCGTCATGGTCCACCCCA harbors:
- a CDS encoding thiamine pyrophosphate-dependent enzyme; the protein is MREWWKLMEERSSRDALPMKPQVLGWHLGQLLRDDAIFASDSGTIATWTARQVQIHGDQRFSLSGNLATMANGFPYAIAAQVAFPSRQCVALVGDGGFSMLMAEFSTAVKYKLPVKVVVLKNNVLGQIKWEQMVFLGNPEFGTDLLPIDFVKFAEACGGRGVHIEDPKRCREQLAEAFAMDGPVLIEAVTDPNEPPMPPKIQPSQALKFGEALAHGTPNRRRLGITLFRDVVDESTLAVSPAGVVARVKDKVEDLFGHGDDDGHNGRNRRGNGQSQGSAGPGRRGP
- a CDS encoding SAF domain-containing protein: MYGQLLQLLARRAEAGNPLRVGLIGAGKFGTMFLSQVQRVPGLHLLGVADIAPARARAALLTAGFAPEQFAARSWEEARRTGGTRIVESGAELIAADGLEVVVEATGIPAAGIRHALDAFAHGRHVVMVNVEADVLAGPLLAARARAAGVTYSLAYGDQPALICELVDWARCAGFEVVCAGKGTKYLPVYHGSTPDTVWDYYGFTPEMVASGNYNARMFNSFLDGTKSAIEMAAVANASGLSPQDDGLRFPPCGVDDLPRVLRPCEAGGQLSRRGTVEVISSLERDGRPVFRDLRWGVYVTLAAPSEYVKRCFAEYGLVTDPSGSYTALYRPYHLIGLELAISVLGAGLRGEATGAATGFRGDVIAVAKRDLAAGETLDGEGGFTVYGVLWPAARALAKGGLPIGLAHGVRLKSAVPAGQIVRWQDVAIDAAGETVRLRQEMEAQFAPTVAPRR
- a CDS encoding DUF262 domain-containing protein; translation: MLSILQNVGSGKFQLPDFQRGWVWDDEHVRSLLASISLSYPIGAVMMLQAGNDDVRFKPRVVEGVVLGGPVQPERFILDGQQRLTSLFMALLSSQPVPTRDARGKAIRRWYYIDMEQALDPDGDREEAVIGLPEDRIIRNFRGEVLEDYSVANYEFSRGYFPLEHVFACAEWRKQYNKYWNYNGDKIEFFDRFETEIIKRFELNRPGFHRDSGYWEAASGSGCCSS
- a CDS encoding thiamine pyrophosphate-binding protein, producing the protein MATTAADILLERIAGWGVDTIFGLPGDGIDGIMEALRKAQDRIRFIHVRHEEAAAFMACAYAKWTGRLGVCLATSGPGAIHLLNGLYDAKLDQAPVLALTGMTYHDLIGTHYQQDVNTDYLFQDVAEFNQRVMGPAHIENLVDLAVRTALTHRTVSHITFPTDLQEVEVDDQMRSQQNVRGHTTEMFRPPLRLPLRAEIERAAALFRGKRHICIVAGTGARGAWAELEQAAERLQAPIIKPLLGKDVVPDDSPYTTGGIGLLGTRPSQEALEQCDALLMVGSSFPYMAYLPKPGQAVVAQIDDDPARLGLRVPVDVGLAGDAPATLRELLPLLP
- a CDS encoding GMC family oxidoreductase gives rise to the protein MKLHVHLSSDWILNTEMREYRPRETVDFCIVGTGAGGGVLAQRLARAGFSVVALEAGQWHDSERDMVSDEAGSARLYWNDRRITGGADPLELGANNSGKGVGGSTVHYAAFCPRLHPSDFRVRTLDGVAADWPISYAEIEPYYAQMEREYPVSGSARYPWGKPHGYPYAPLQAGTAGQVLIEGCTRLGIPVVAGGSVAIPAGRFGKRPHCIMRGFCLLGCKVGAKSSIHITHIPDAIAGGAEIRTGCMAYEIPTDATGTATGVRYFRTLANGRVLAEEQRARAVIVAGYAIETPRLLLNSKSGRFPDGLANSSGIVGQNLMAQAGPVVWGRFAEPIRQYKAPPACACGEEFYETDPHNDFVRGYALQTVAPLPIAMAHLLVDETGCFGDELLRKMQDYNHYAAIGVLGEILPDPRHRVMVHPTAKDQFGLPVPYVQFNLFENDRRMMAAGIHRARAVLVAAGATETHFVPRFAHLVGSCRMGSSPQDSVVDRWCRSWDVPNLLICDGSVLVTQGSASPALTISALAARTADWLRYAIPSGELARRPTAEVGASVDACAPVLRPTPVEAAR
- a CDS encoding gluconate 2-dehydrogenase subunit 3 family protein — protein: MNRGRYPKADILAQRGHWDDATREVVLDRVHNVPRFSFFPPHEQATLIALCERVIPQAQRPSHRRVPLAPWIDQKCASGKLEGFRFDNMPPLSDAWRQGLAGLDHTAQALYGADFCDLDDAWQDVVLASIRDGSPPGAVWQALPATRWWNYIALRQIAGVYYAYPYAWDEIGFGGPAYPRGYFALNHGAPEPWEPREAGGER
- a CDS encoding phosphate-starvation-inducible PsiE family protein; protein product: MEKTERTPRGDPFQTADPLMEWADRAIHVLVGVLFLVAAVWIGVYSVKTFVHELSSGSDDFLVEAIDLINGLLLVLIILEVLGTVRSYLQEGHTSLKPFLVIGIISATRRVLAVGAESGVAKNFNAETTFRHLMIDLGVNAGVVLALALALWFFARAERDDAAGLDSATELRQRRALK
- a CDS encoding enolase C-terminal domain-like protein: MSSGKADTVQRLDVSVYRIPTDRPEADDTFAGDSTTLVLVEAAAASGERGMGFSYAAAAAATVIQETLAQAICGCEAEGVGVSWERMVRSVRNAGRPGIAATAISAVDIALWDLKARCAGVALFTVLGPVREAVPNYGSGGFTSYTVAELAEQLGGWVGLGIPCVKMKIGTDWGTKPEVDVERVRVARRAIGHEAELFVDANGAYTVKQAIGLALQFADEGVTYFEEPVSSDQLDQLAFIRGQIPQDVVAGEYGYDPWYFRDMLRAGAVDIMQADATRCLGISGWLEAARLAHSFAVPFSAHCGPTIHAQAGCAAPQLAHVEYFHDHARIEQLIFEGAPEPDGGVLRPGPRRPGLGLELKRGDAERWKVC